A window of the Brassica napus cultivar Da-Ae chromosome A2, Da-Ae, whole genome shotgun sequence genome harbors these coding sequences:
- the LOC125586978 gene encoding uncharacterized protein At4g22758-like, with the protein MLLYNKQKKNAKGNRILISVTVLGSAGPIRFLAYEEDLVASVIDTALKCYAREGRLPLLGSDFNDFILYCPMVGPESISPWKGIGSLGARNFTLCRKPEEKNKVVKEGDGARKGSFKAWINKSFSLRVSTH; encoded by the exons ATGTTGCTCTACAACAAGCAGAAGAAGAACGCTAAGGGAAACAGAATCCTTATAAGCGTTACCGTTCTCGGTAGCGCCGGTCCGATCCGGTTCCTTGCGTACGAAGAAGATCTCGTAGCTTCGGTTATCGACACTGCTCTCAAGTGCTACGCTCGTGAAGGTCGTCTTCCTCTTCTCGGATCCGACTTCAATGATTTCATTCTCTATTGTCCCATGGTTGGACCTGAAT CTATAAGCCCGTGGAAAGGGATTGGATCGCTTGGTGCAAGGAACTTTACTCTGTGTAGGAAGCCAGAGGAGAAGAATAAAGTGGTTAAGGAAGGTGATGGAGCTAGAAAAGGAAGCTTCAAAGCTTGGATCAACAAGTCCTTCAGTCTAAGAGTCTCCACCCATTAA
- the LOC125584184 gene encoding protein C2-DOMAIN ABA-RELATED 9-like → MKLGLVDETEIHGSRPRQRKYQPSLQEPKEKAEEEERGRRKLALWSKKLKTRVINSNCNPVWNEQLTLSIKDLDDPIRLRIRPGRTNCLAEESSINWNNGKVKQDMILRLKNGERGEMEIMLEWTDGPGYKDLMIQEDTMDATKRLD, encoded by the exons ATGAAACTAGGGCTTGTTGATGAGACTGAGATTCACGGGTCGAGGCCGAGGCAGCGAAAGTACCAGCCTTCTTTACAGGAACCGAAAGAgaaagcagaggaagaagagagggGGAGGAGGAAGCTTGCTCTTTGGAG CAAG AAACTGAAGACGCGTGTGATCAATAGTAACTGTAATCCAGTGTGGAACGAACAACTGACCCTTTCCATTAAAGATCTGGATGATCCAATCCGTCTG AGGATCCGTCCAGGAAGGACCAACTGTTTGGCTGAAGAGAGCAGCATCAATTGGAACAATGGGAAGGTCAAACAAGACATGATTCTTAGACTAAAGAATGGAGAGCGTGGAGAAATGGAGATCATGCTCGAGTGGACTGATGGTCCAGGCTACAAGGATCTCATGATCCAAGAAGACACCATGGATGCAACTAAACGATTGGACTAA
- the LOC125586982 gene encoding MLP-like protein 31, with the protein MADVATEIAKKMEEKAEPSVTVAPTKTVEAATAEEAETKVMVAPPKAVEATNKSVEDEVKPTETSSLVGKLETDVEIKASAGQFHHMFTGKPHHVSKASPGNIQGCDLHEGDWGKPGSIILWNYVHDGEAKVAKERIEAVEPEKNLITFRVIEGDLMKEYKSFLLTIQVTPKHGGAGSIVHWHLEYEKISDEVAHPETLLQFCVEVSKEIDEHLLAEE; encoded by the exons ATGGCGGATGTTGCTACCGAAATTGCGAAGAAGATGGAGGAAAAGGCGGAGCCGTCAGTGACCGTGGCACCAACTAAAACGGTGGAGGCTGCAACGGCGGAAGAAGCTGAGACCAAGGTGATGGTGGCACCTCCTAAAGCGGTCGAGGCTACAAACAAATCGGTGGAAGATGAGGTGAAGCCAACGGAGACGTCTAGCTTGGTGGGGAAGCTTGAGACAGACGTGGAGATCAAAGCTTCTGCTGGGCAGTTCCATCACATGTTCACCGGGAAACCACACCATGTTTCCAAAGCATCTCCAGGCAACATTCAGGGCTGTGATCTGCACGAAGGCGATTGGGGCAAACCCGGCTCCATCATCTTGTGGAATTACGTTCATG ATGGAGAGGCAAAGGTTGCAAAGGAGAGGATCGAGGCGGTGGAGCCGGAGAAGAACCTGATCACGTTTAGAGTTATTGAAGGTGATCTGATGAAAGAGTACAAAAGTTTCTTGCTCACGATCCAGGTGACCCCTAAGCACGGTGGGGCAGGGAGTATTGTTCACTGGCACCTTGAGTATGAGAAGATTAGCGACGAGGTTGCTCATCCCGAGACTCTCCTCCAGTTCTGTGTCGAAGTCTCCAAAGAGATCGACGAACATCTCTTGGCCGAGGAATAA